The following is a genomic window from Candidatus Deferrimicrobium sp..
CGTCAGCACGGCCATCCGGTAGATTCCAGCCCATTTCCGCAGGGCCCCGACCACCCCCGGGTAGGCCCGGGTGGAGTCCAGCAGATGCCTCTGGTAATACGCCAGGAACCGGTCGAGGACCTTCGGGAGCAGATCGGCATCTTCCGGCGGAAGGGCGCGCAGAATCAGCGCGGACGCCCCGTCCCCGACGTACGAGTAGATCACCGGCTTCGACAAGGGAGGGAGATCGAACGACTCGAGCGCCACGTTCACGGCGTTCGCGAGATCCTCCTTCGAATCCACCAGTGTTCCGTCCAGGTCAAAGACCAGCAACCTCGCTGTGTACTCCATCCCGTCATTGTAGTGAAAAACGGTGGCTTGTGGGTTGTGGGCCGTCCTGCGTCACCCCGATACCAGCCACCGAGGGATCTTTGCGGCATATTGTACGGCCGGAAAAGATCCCTGTAAGGAGCAAGCGCTTTCGAGGGACATTCCTGGAGGTTGTCGGTACTGCGGTTGGAGGAGTGTCCCTCGCCCACAGCCCGCAAGCCAGCATCACAAGGTGCAGGCGCTTTCAGGGGACATACCTGGTGGAGACCCGGGATGCAGAGAAGGTGTGTCCCCTGCCCATTGACAGCCCGCGACCTGAGCGTCGAGAATGGAAATGTTTGATTTTCCTTGGGGAGTTGGTTCATGGAACGATTCTGGGAACGGGTTCGAGCGCAGGCGATGTCGGGAAAGGGGATCGGCAGGGAGGATGCCCTTGCGGTCCTTTCCCTCCGCGACGGCGCGCTGTGGCGGTTGCTGGATATCACCGAGTCCGTCCGCCGCCGGTTCAAGGGGGACGGGATCCGCCTTTGCTCCATCGTCAACGCGAAGTCCGGCCTCTGCTCGGAGGATTGCTCCTTCTGCGCGCAGTCCCGCCGCTCCGGCGCCGGGATCGGGAAATACCCCCTCCTGACCGGGGAGGAGATCTTCCGGGAAGCGTCGGCGGCGAAAGAGCGCGGGGCCCGGGAATTCTCGATCGTCGCGTCCGGCCTCGCGATGCGGAACCGGGAGGAACTGACCCGCGTCGGGGATGCGGTCGAACGGATCCGTAAGGAGCTCGGCTTGGAGACATGCGTAAGCCTCGGGACCCTCCCCGCGTCGGACGTCGAGTATCTCCTGTCGCGGGGGCTGCGGTCGGTTCACCACAACCTGGAGACGTCCCGCTCCTTCTTTCCGAAGGTGTGCACTACCCACGACTACGAGGAGGACGTGTCCGCCGTGTGGGCGGCGAAGGAAGCGGGGGCGTGGGTCTGCTGCGGCGGGATCTTCGGGCTGGGCGAGTCTCCGGAAGACCGCGTGGAGCTGGCCTTGACGCTGCGGGACCTCGGGGTCGACTCCATCCCCGTCAACTTCCTGAACCCCGTCCCCGGCACGCCGCTGGAGGGACGCAGGGATCTGTCCCCGATGGAATGCCTTCGCATCATCGCCATGTTGCGCCTGACGAACCCGACGCGGGAGATCATCGTCTGCGGGGGGCGCGAAGTGAACCTCCGCGACCTCCAGTCGCTGATGTTCGCCGCGGGGGCCACCGGGACGATGGTGGGGAACTACCTCACGACGGCGGGGCGACCGGCGGAGGACGACGTGCGGATGCTGCGCGACCTTGGGCTCGCTCCAAGAGAAGGCTAACGCTCGAGGCCGTCGTCATCCTTCGGGACCGGTGCCGTGACGCGCCCGTGATCGACCACGTAGACGACGAGGAAGGAGACGAAGTAGAGCCCCAGCAGCGGGATCGTCATCAGCGTCATGTTGTAGACGTCGGGGGTAGGGGTGATGACCGCGGCGAGGACCGTGCAGATCAGGATGGCGTGCCGCCAGCGGTTCTGGAAGAATGACGGCTTCAGCCACCCGAGCTTCGCCAGGAAGAAGGAGAGGAGAGGCGCCTGGAAGGAGAGTCCGAGGGCGATCAGCATGGTTCCGCAGAAGGAGATGAACTTCTTCGCGGAGATGAGCGCCCGGACGTCCCGCGTCTCGAACCCGACGAGGAAGCCGATCCCCGCCGGCAGGATCACGAAGTAGCCCAGGATCGCGCCGCAGATGAAGAGCGCCGCCGCGATGGCGATGACCGGCCCGCCCCACCGCCGCCACGCCGGGACGCGGGGGAGGATCAGGCGTCGCCATAGCAGATAGCCCACGGCGGGCAGCGTCAGGACAAAGGCGCAGTACAGGGAGA
Proteins encoded in this region:
- a CDS encoding HAD-IA family hydrolase — translated: MEYTARLLVFDLDGTLVDSKEDLANAVNVALESFDLPPLSKPVIYSYVGDGASALILRALPPEDADLLPKVLDRFLAYYQRHLLDSTRAYPGVVGALRKWAGIYRMAVLTNKGVAMSREILSGLSLDGYFFEVRGGDSFGTKKPDPEGLLHILREAGVEARETIMIGDSRNDVLAGKAAGAVTCGVTYGLGASGFLEHPPDFTIDRFPDLFHRIRPI
- the bioB gene encoding biotin synthase BioB; translated protein: MERFWERVRAQAMSGKGIGREDALAVLSLRDGALWRLLDITESVRRRFKGDGIRLCSIVNAKSGLCSEDCSFCAQSRRSGAGIGKYPLLTGEEIFREASAAKERGAREFSIVASGLAMRNREELTRVGDAVERIRKELGLETCVSLGTLPASDVEYLLSRGLRSVHHNLETSRSFFPKVCTTHDYEEDVSAVWAAKEAGAWVCCGGIFGLGESPEDRVELALTLRDLGVDSIPVNFLNPVPGTPLEGRRDLSPMECLRIIAMLRLTNPTREIIVCGGREVNLRDLQSLMFAAGATGTMVGNYLTTAGRPAEDDVRMLRDLGLAPREG
- the tatC gene encoding twin-arginine translocase subunit TatC; protein product: MKNKVTTIIAEVEKARKGMAVCAVLFLAIAGLCFAFSERVLLVLVRLLGKKLVSYSPEEGFIALASLSLYCAFVLTLPAVGYLLWRRLILPRVPAWRRWGGPVIAIAAALFICGAILGYFVILPAGIGFLVGFETRDVRALISAKKFISFCGTMLIALGLSFQAPLLSFFLAKLGWLKPSFFQNRWRHAILICTVLAAVITPTPDVYNMTLMTIPLLGLYFVSFLVVYVVDHGRVTAPVPKDDDGLER